The segment GGGTATTCGCCGCCGTAAAAGGCGCGCCGGAAGCGGTGCTGGACCATGTGACGAGCGTGATCAGCGCCGGTGAGGAACAGCCCTTCACCCCGGCGCTGCGCCAGAAGATCGAGACCGAGATGGCCGCCCTCGCCGCCGAGGGCTACCGGATGATTGCGCTCGCCGAACGATATGCCGACAGCGACATCAGTGATCCCTATGCCGGTCTGACCCTGCTCGGGATAGCCGCCCTGCGCGACCCGCCGCGTGGCGATATTCAGACGGCGATCAATGCCTGCCATGATGCCGGTTTGCGGGTGGTGATGGTAACCGGTGATCACCCGGTCACGGCTAGCGCTATCGCCCGGTCTGTTGGTCTCGACAAGGATGCTTTCGGTGATGATGTGCATGCCCGGGCCACGCCGGAGAACAAGTTTGATCTGGTCGCTGCATGGCAGGCGAAGGGGCATGTGGTGGCGATGACCGGTGACGGCGTGAATGATGCACCGGCTTTGCGCAAGGCGGATATCGGTGTCGCCATGGGCATTCGGGGCACCGATGTGGCGCGCGAGGCATCGGATATTGTCCTGCGGGATGATGCGTTCTCGACCATCGTGCTGGCCATTCGCGAGGGGCGCGTCATCTTCAGCAATATCCGCCAGCTTTGCGTTTATCTGCTGTCCTGCAATCTCGGCGAGGTCTTGCTGATTGCGCTGGCATTGCTCGCCGGTCTGCCCTTGCCATTGCTGCCGTTGCAAATCCTGTTTCTCAATCTGGTCACCGATGTCTTTCCGGCGTTTGCCCTGGCGATGGGTGAGGGCGATGCCTCGATCGACAAGCGCCCGCCACGGCCTGCCGATGAACCTATCCTGACCCGGGTACATTGGGGCATGATCATGTTCCACGGCGTTGCCATCAGCCTGTCCGTGCTTGCGGCTTTTGTCTTCAGCCTGTTTGTGCTGGAGGTCGGCGCGCAAGGGGCGGCGACCATCGCCTTTATCTCGATCGGCTTTGCCCAGCTCTGGCACGTCTTCAACATGCGCGATGCCCATGCCGGTCTGATCCGCAACAATGTAGTCTCCAGCCGCTGGGTCTGGGGTGCCACCCTGTTTTGTCTCGCCCTGTTGCTGGCTACGGTTTTCATACCGGCCCTCTCATCGGTCCTGAACATGGTGCCACCCGGACCTGATGGCTGGCTGGTTATTGTGATTAGCAGCCTCCTGCCCCTGCTTTCCGGACAGATACTGCTAGGCGTACTGCGATTGCGCCGTGCCGGAACCCACCCATCCAAAGGAGATTAACCCATGTCAGCCAACGTAAAGATTGTCGCTATTCTGACCGCCCATGAGGGGAAGGCCGGGGCGTTGCGTGCGCTGCTCGACGGTATGGTTGCCCCCAGCCGGGCAGAGCCGGGCAATCTGCGGTACGACCTCTGGGAGGATCAGGCGCAGCCGGGCCGGTTTGTTATCGACGAGCTCTACACCGACAGTTCGGCGATCGACGCACATCGCAAGACAGCGCATTTCGAGAATTATTTTTCAGTCATTTGCGATCTTGCCGACCGCACCGTGTTCCTGCTCGATCCGATCGAGGTCGCCTGACCGGGCGTTCAAGCCTCTAGCCCTCTTTCTGCTGTCGCTCTGCCTTTGGTTTATAGGCCGGGACCAGTTCGTTGGCGGTGCCGACGAGGGCGGTCAGCTCGTTTTTGTTCATCCATTTCAGCGCGGCTTCCGGCGTCGGGGCGGCCTCGAGTTTGGCACGGGCCGTGACCTTGTCGAGGAAAGCCTGTTCATCTTCACCATCATCGGGCTGCAGCGATGCGCAATGGCTGGTCAGCACGGCAGGATTCTCGAACAGCGCCAGCAATCCGGCGCTCGATGCACCGCGATAGTTGTCGACCAGCGCATCCATGCGAGTGAATGTCGGTGGTTCTGCGATTTCTTCCGGTGTCTTCAACAGGCCGATGCGGGACAGGAATGTGCCGGTCCACTGGCAACCGCTGATCCGTGACAACCAGGGCGAGAGCAGTAGCCCAACCAGTACCGGGGACAGCCAGATCAACTGGTTCGGGGCGAGCCATGCCAGCATGATGCCGGGGATCAGCCCCATCAGCACATGGCGGCGGTGGCGCCGGAATGCCTCGCCCCAGCTCATCACCGCACCTTCACGGGTCTGGGTCGCCCAGCCGCTGTCGAAACCGGCGAAAATCTGCACCACCTGCCAGACCTGAATCATCATCAGGATCGGCGCATAAAGCGCGGAGAGGATAATCTCCAGCACCGTGCTGGCAATGATCCTGATGCCGCCACCGAATTTCCGGCGCATTGCCGGGCGGATCAATGCCGCAACCATGCCGACCAGTTTGGGCAGCAACAGCATAAAGATCGACAGGCTGAACAGCCCGATCATGCGCTCGGCATCGAATACCGGCCAGTTCGGGAACAGCTGTAAACCATCC is part of the Micavibrio sp. TMED2 genome and harbors:
- a CDS encoding antibiotic biosynthesis monooxygenase; translated protein: MSANVKIVAILTAHEGKAGALRALLDGMVAPSRAEPGNLRYDLWEDQAQPGRFVIDELYTDSSAIDAHRKTAHFENYFSVICDLADRTVFLLDPIEVA